Proteins co-encoded in one Rhopalosiphum maidis isolate BTI-1 chromosome 2, ASM367621v3, whole genome shotgun sequence genomic window:
- the LOC113552207 gene encoding autism susceptibility gene 2 protein-like isoform X3: METDIKQQRIKRSKRRERAQRMHAKKHELDSGEEDELTTKEKAQRPPPPNRRKKKETTLFDEDVVDGFAILSFKSYEDLENCVQQCLVKSAVTLGLDPSSQSFLHRNHHKHHRNHAHNHNNNNHHHDSNSSTPVTPVKPEYNVPSPPTTPNNFNHNKDSSSLDLKHDSEGGDNDTSVVHSNSVQSFKRPSGNKVSTSSLSQSGQRRSSSRERFSDASSNCSSGRGYICDSEDEGDKGSDNSDLFRTSLVSRKDELPGRISSEPTQNLPTTVSKEPISITPPGRQPTPPLVNGIDFDNHSTPETTTASTTHIRPSQNPMLPPPSTTPRALQVSQPKCPSPTIPPVSTPPTTPKPQSTHVNGHEPSTTPATVTSRYSPVPSSGLNSPRNFSTNPVPPTSAPPYQTPPQACPLSLSITNSYITPSTSQHPVLSHAASNYIPKSQNQTPSPHQHSSPYMQKPNMIYHPPHGAPYPSPNYHPSPYKSTPPLLATVSSAYMPYSTQSSTVTVSASSTIPSTSSSPLTTATPVNNFSSPYQPPVHQQHYPPLYAPYRSTPYMPSALSNAARLSRTSPMSVISTKSSIVSAPPLVAPTVAAASTSTTTTTSILSGHSVLGRGQSPRGPSPNRDRDSYMLNRSNGPQLNSPSSFNASSLALPPAATPTLAPIVSSSAPSSLVYNKPPLWGPMGNNSIATSTMANITRQHPSSYPPPLFSSPVATATSQSSSLPSAPPAHNPFSAESLFQSNQADMLRRELDSRFLASSQERSLAVGAPYLRTEMHHHQHQHTHVHQHTATPLIPAVAATATTIPNASTIPPAPTSALYPPPLFKDIPKLGGVDSPFYRQNLLSGSYPGFTPGLLHSSMGHTPFTPPNHMPTFTPKQLTDTSKPTKSSKPGKWNAMHVRLAWEIYHYQQKQQVAETKNVANNPVPKTELLRPPTHLFPPSRPPHDLSPFTSPHHHHPGLPPGYPPMGPAAMFTRYPAGFPPISSFPPNPMNDPWARLQPSRGLPTQNPAYGPPGGWPIKPDPVETERVEQQQREREREREREREREREREKERERGRERERVKREEKRRHMIQQQQLQHQQQQQQQHQQQQHQHQQQLQHQQQQQHLQHQHQQQQQQVAKMRERSPLKDPNLMSKEEDLNNMMLGRIPPPSHYLPPPPRHPQRATHLPTHFSPWDQYRFSPLIAAAAYRAEEEEHRAKLFGYHPQAHLRPKDPSPNTHRSMPPDMQLPKKEESSQSR, encoded by the exons ATGGAAACGGATATAAAGCAGCAGCGTATCAAACGCAGTAAGCGCCGTGAACGGGCTCAGCGTATGCACGCTAAGAAACATGAGCTGGACAGTGGCGAAGAAGATGAACTGACCACAAAAGAAAAGGCGCAGAGGCCCCCGCCGCCGAACCGTAGAAAAAAGAAGGAAACCACTCTGTTTGATGAGGATGTTGTCGACGGATTTGCTATTCTTTCCTTCAAATCGTATGAAGATCTTGAA aattgcGTGCAACAATGTTTGGTGAAGAGTGCAGTGACTCTTGGGTTAGATCCATCATCTCAAAGCTTTTTACACCGGAATCATCATAAGCATCACCGAAATCATGCACATAACCACAATAACAACAATCATCATCACGACAGTAATTCCAGTACTCCAGTTACACCAGTTAAACCAGAATATAACGTTCCCAGTCCTCCTACAAcacctaataattttaatcataataag gatTCGTCGTCATTGGATTTAAAACACGACAGCGAAGGAGGAGACAATGATACTTCTGTTGTACATTCAAATTCTGTACAATCCTTTAAAAGGCCATCTGGCAATAAAGTATCTACATCGTCACTTAGCCAAAGTGGTCAAAGACGATCAAGTTCGAGGGAACGATTCAGTGAT gcgAGTAGCAATTGTAGTTCTGGCAGAGGGTATATT tgTGATAGTGAAGACGAAGGTGATAAG gGTTCAGATAATTCTGATCTCTTCAGGACTAGTCTAGTTTCCAGGAAAG ATGAATTACCCGGAAGAATTTCTTCTGAACCTACCCAGAATTTACCTACTACGGTCTCTAAAGAACCTATATCAATAACACCACCAGGTCGACAACCTACTCCCCCATTAGTTAATGGCATAGATTTTGATAACCATTCGACGCCTGAAACAACTACAGCATCTACGACTCATATTAGGCCCTCACAAAATCCTATGTTACCACCACCTTCAACAACTCCTCGGGCTCTACAGGTGTCTCAACCAAAATGTCCGTCTCCCACGATACCTCCAGTATCCACGCCCCCTACAACACCTAAACCTCAAAGTACACATGTGAATGGACATGAACCTTCAACGACTCCTGCTACAGTTACGTCGAGGTATTCCCCG gtaccaTCTTCAGGACTCAATAGTCCTAGGAATTTTTCAACGAATCCGGTACCACCTACGAGTGCGCCGCCATACCAAACACCACCTCAAGCGTGTCCATTATCTTTGAGCATAACAAATTCTTATATTACTCCTTCAACATCTCAACACCCAGTTTTATCTCACGCTGCATCGAATTACATCCCAAAATCCCAAAATCAAACACCTTCTCCTCACCAACATAGTTCTCCTTATATGCAAAAACCAAACATGATATACCATCCACCTCACGGTGCCCCTTATCCCTCACCAAATTATCATCCTAGTCCATATAAATCTACCCCTCCGTTATTGGCTACAGTGTCTAGTGCATATATGCCATATTCTACCCAGTCATCCACAGTGACCGTATCTGCTTCTTCTACGATTCCTAGCACGTCCAGCAGTCCATTAACAACGGCAACGCcagtaaacaattttagcTCTCCATACCAACCTCCTGTTCATCAACAACATTATCCACCGTTGTATGCTCCATATAGAAGTACACCATATATGCCATCTGCGCTTTCAAATGCAGCC agatTGAGTCGAACTTCTCCCATGTCTGTGATATCAACAAAATCAAGTATTGTGTCAGCACCTCCTCTTGTTGCACCAACAGTTGCTGCTGCTTCTActtctactactactactacgtCAATTTTGAGTGGACACTCAGTGCTTGGTAGAGGGCAGTCGCCACGAGGACCCAGTCCAAACAGAGATCGTGAtagttatat GTTAAACCGAAGTAATGGTCCTCAATTAAATTCTCCTTCGTCATTTAATGCTTCATCATTAGCATTACCTCCAGCTGCTACTCCAACATTAGCACCTATTGTTTCGTCATCAGCACCTTCTAgtcttgtgtataataaaccaCCATTATGGGGCCCAATGGG AAATAACAGTATTGCAACATCTACAATGGCAAATATTACTCGACAGCACCCATCATCATACCCTCCTCCATTATTTTCTTCACCAGTAGCTACTGCTACATCCCAATCTTCTTCATTGCCATCAGCACCACCTGCTCATAATCCCTTTTCTGCTGAGTCCTTGTTTCAGTCAA atcaAGCTGACATGTTAAGGAGAGAACTAGACTCAAGGTTTTTAGCATCATCGCAAGAAAGATCTTTGGCTGTTGGTGCACCGTACTTACGGACTGAAATGCACCATCACCAACATCAACATACTCATGTTCACCAACACACAGCAACACCACTAATCCCAGCTGTAGCTGCAACTGCTACAACTATACCAAATGCTTCAACAATACCACCAGCACCAACGTCAGCATTATATCCTCCTCCACTG tttaaagatATACCTAAATTGGGAGGAGTTGATTCACCATTTTATAGACAGAATTTATTATCTGGTAGCTATCCAGGATTTACACCAGGCCTGCTGCATTCTTCAATGGGTCACACGCCATTTACACCACCAAATCATATGCCAACATTTACACCAAaa cagTTGACCGATACATCAAAGCCAACAAAGTCAAGT aaaCCTGGAAAATGGAATGCAATGCATGTGCGATTGGCCTGggaaatttatcattatcaacAGAAACAACAAGTTGCAGAAACCAAAAATGTTGCAAACAATCCGGTGCCAAAGACTGAATTATTAAGGCCACCCACACATTTATTTCCACCTAGCCGACCACCACACGATCTCTCTCCGTTTACATCACCTCATCATCATCATCCAGGATTACCTCCTGGCTATCCACCTAtgg gtccTGCAGCAATGTTTACGAGGTACCCAGCTGGATTTCCACCGATATCCTCATTCCCGCCCAATCCCATGAATGATCCATGGGCTAGGTTACAGCCTTCTCGTGGACTACCTACACAAAATCCAGCTTATGGCCCACCTGGGGGTTGGCCAATAAAACCAGATCCTGTAGAAACAGAACGTGTAGAACAGCAACAACGAGAACGTGAAAGAGAACGAGAACGAGAGCGTGAGCGCGAAAGAGAGCGTGAAAAAGAAAGAGAAAGAGGTCGAGAACGAGAAAGAGTGAAACGTGAAGAAAAGAGAAGACATATGATTCAGCAGCAGCAGTTACAGCAtcaacaacagcaacagcagcagcatcAACAACAGCAACATCAACATCAACAACAACTTCAACAtcaacagcaacagcagcatTTGCAACATCAACATcagcaacaacagcagcaAGTAGCTAAGATGAGAGAACGATCACCTTTAAAAGATCCCAATTTAATGTCCAAAGAagaagatttaaataatatgatgttggGTCGTATTCCACCACCATCTCATTACCTGCCTCCACCACCAAGACATCCTCAAAGAGCTACACATCTACCGACACATTTTTCTCCGTGGGATCAATATAG GTTTAGTCCATTAATTGCTGCTGCTGCTTATAGAGCTGAAGAAGAAGAACATAGAGCCAAATTATTTGGTTATCATCCTCAAGCCCATTTAAGACCAAAAGACCCATCTCCTAATACTCATCGATCAATGCCTCCAGATATGCAATTACCTAAAAAAGAAGAATCTTCTCAATCTAGGTAG